One Aegilops tauschii subsp. strangulata cultivar AL8/78 chromosome 7, Aet v6.0, whole genome shotgun sequence genomic window carries:
- the LOC109763388 gene encoding glutaminyl-peptide cyclotransferase-like isoform X1, translated as MPPLLVRHSVLIFIIPAMLLTLLGLPPTATLATRFYSFDLMREYPHDPEAFTEGLLYGGNDTLFESTGLFGRSSVRKVDLQTGKVLVLHQMDEKMFGEGLTLLGDRLFQLTWLTNVGFTYDRHNFSKCGSFSHKMRDGWGLATDGKVVFGSDGTSTLYQIDPESHQVMRMVPVKYQDNDVRYLNELEYINGEVWANAFKTDCIAIISPDSGIVVGWVFLHELRHHSPNSGNMAHDVLNGIAWDEDNHRLFVTGKLWPTLYEIKLRHIEGPPDGSIEQLCPRIIIPGSGNFPLL; from the exons ATGCCGCCGCTCCTCGTCCGACACTCGGTACTTATCTTCATTATCCCCGCCATGCTCCTCACCCTCCTCGGGCTCCCACCAACTGCTACGCTCGCCACCAGGTTCTACTCGTTCGACCTGATGCGCGAGTACCCTCACGATCCGGAGGCCTTCACAGAG GGCCTCTTGTATGGAGGAAATGACACTCTTTTCGAGTCCACTGGCCTTTTTGGCAGG TCATCCGTGCGAAAGGTTGATCTTCAAACAGGAAAG GTTTTAGTTCTGCACCAAATGGACGAGAAAATGTTTGGAGAAGGTCTAACACTTCTCGGCGATAG ATTGTTTCAACTTACTTGGTTGACGAATGTTGGATTTACGTACGATCGACACAACTTTAGTAAA TGTGGTAGTTTTTCCCACAAAATGCGTGACGGGTGGGGGCTAGCTACAGATGGGAAGGTTGTTTTCGGCAGTGATGGTACCTCAACTTTGTACCAGATAGATCCAGAATCTCATCAGG TCATGAGGATGGTGCCTGTGAAATATCAAGATAATGACGTTAGGTATCTTAATGAACTTGAATACATAAACGGTGAAGTATGGGCAAATGCCTTCAAG ACAGATTGCATCGCTATAATTTCCCCTGATAGTGGCATAGTGGTGGGTTGGGTTTTTCTTCATGAGCTGAG GCATCACTCACCGAATTCAGGTAATATG GCTCATGACGTTCTAAATGGTATAGCTTGGGATGAAGACAACCACAGATTGTTCG TGACCGGAAAATTATGGCCAACGCTATATGAGATTAAGCTACGTCACATTGAGGGGCCACCAGATGGGTCTATAGAGCAGCTATGTCCAAGGATCATAATTCCGGGTTCCGGGAATTTTCCCTTGTTATGA
- the LOC109763388 gene encoding glutaminyl-peptide cyclotransferase-like isoform X2, giving the protein MPPLLVRHSVLIFIIPAMLLTLLGLPPTATLATRFYSFDLMREYPHDPEAFTEGLLYGGNDTLFESTGLFGRSSVRKVDLQTGKVLVLHQMDEKMFGEGLTLLGDRLFQLTWLTNVGFTYDRHNFSKCGSFSHKMRDGWGLATDGKVVFGSDGTSTLYQIDPESHQVMRMVPVKYQDNDVRYLNELEYINGEVWANAFKTDCIAIISPDSGIVVGWVFLHELRHHSPNSGNMAHDVLNGIAWDEDNHRLFASSAVPELFW; this is encoded by the exons ATGCCGCCGCTCCTCGTCCGACACTCGGTACTTATCTTCATTATCCCCGCCATGCTCCTCACCCTCCTCGGGCTCCCACCAACTGCTACGCTCGCCACCAGGTTCTACTCGTTCGACCTGATGCGCGAGTACCCTCACGATCCGGAGGCCTTCACAGAG GGCCTCTTGTATGGAGGAAATGACACTCTTTTCGAGTCCACTGGCCTTTTTGGCAGG TCATCCGTGCGAAAGGTTGATCTTCAAACAGGAAAG GTTTTAGTTCTGCACCAAATGGACGAGAAAATGTTTGGAGAAGGTCTAACACTTCTCGGCGATAG ATTGTTTCAACTTACTTGGTTGACGAATGTTGGATTTACGTACGATCGACACAACTTTAGTAAA TGTGGTAGTTTTTCCCACAAAATGCGTGACGGGTGGGGGCTAGCTACAGATGGGAAGGTTGTTTTCGGCAGTGATGGTACCTCAACTTTGTACCAGATAGATCCAGAATCTCATCAGG TCATGAGGATGGTGCCTGTGAAATATCAAGATAATGACGTTAGGTATCTTAATGAACTTGAATACATAAACGGTGAAGTATGGGCAAATGCCTTCAAG ACAGATTGCATCGCTATAATTTCCCCTGATAGTGGCATAGTGGTGGGTTGGGTTTTTCTTCATGAGCTGAG GCATCACTCACCGAATTCAGGTAATATG GCTCATGACGTTCTAAATGGTATAGCTTGGGATGAAGACAACCACAGATTGTTCG cttcttcggcagtcccggagcttttttggtga